One part of the Engraulis encrasicolus isolate BLACKSEA-1 chromosome 17, IST_EnEncr_1.0, whole genome shotgun sequence genome encodes these proteins:
- the plekhs1.4 gene encoding pleckstrin homology domain-containing family S member 1: PQRSWTRRYFVLSKTSEETWTLKYFKNEKKERALGKILVSDISMLMFCPESHSTFGLIHEHFRCPSACVLLLRAKGRDYFLVGENSWETDGWFNALYSVLRSHEVI; the protein is encoded by the exons CCACAGAGATCCTGGACTCGTCGTTATTTTGTGCTCTCCAAGACCAGTGAGGAGACCTGGACCCTGAAATACTTCAAAAATGAGAAGAAGGAAAGAGCTCTGGGAAAGATTTTGGTGTCTGA CATCTCCATGTTGATGTTCTGTCCGGAGAGCCACAGTACCTTTGGCCTGATTCACGAGCACTTCAGGTGTCCGAGCGCTTGCGTGCTTCTTCTGAGAGCTAAAGGCAGAGACTACTTCCTCGTGGGTGAAAACAG cTGGGAAACTGATGGCTGGTTCAACGCTCTTTACTCAGTTCTGAGAAGTCATGAG GTCATCTGA